In the bacterium genome, one interval contains:
- the gshB gene encoding glutathione synthase: protein MKKVLVLMDPIETIKPKKDTSLALMLEAQEQGFDIFYALPSDLLVISGQAKVMSKKLKVYMDEQHWFEAEQEQLIPITEFDCILMRVDPPFDMEYIYATYVLDMAKEQGVKVINDPKSLRDCNEKMFIQWFPKCIAPTLVTKNKQALFKFVEEHEKTVIKPMDGMGGEGIHVIDKQSSNVQELLTQSTLNYTKTVMLQKYLPEISEGDKRILLVHGEVIPYVLARIPQKGSFKGNLAAGGKGVAQAISEQNLKICQSIAPELKKRGLLFVGIDMIGDYVTEINVTSPTCLREIEAAYPQAKIAQKFIQGL from the coding sequence GTGAAAAAAGTTTTGGTCCTGATGGACCCTATAGAAACAATTAAACCAAAAAAAGATACCAGCCTTGCCTTAATGCTAGAAGCGCAAGAACAAGGTTTTGACATTTTTTATGCCCTACCTTCAGATCTGTTGGTCATCAGTGGTCAGGCTAAAGTCATGAGCAAGAAACTTAAAGTTTATATGGATGAGCAGCATTGGTTTGAAGCTGAGCAAGAACAGTTGATACCAATAACAGAGTTTGATTGCATTTTAATGCGGGTTGATCCACCCTTTGATATGGAATACATTTATGCCACCTATGTTTTGGATATGGCCAAGGAGCAAGGAGTTAAGGTTATCAATGACCCAAAGAGTTTACGGGACTGTAATGAAAAAATGTTTATTCAATGGTTTCCAAAATGCATTGCCCCCACATTGGTCACTAAAAATAAACAGGCTTTATTTAAATTTGTAGAAGAACACGAAAAAACGGTGATCAAACCTATGGACGGCATGGGCGGTGAAGGGATTCATGTTATTGATAAACAAAGCAGTAACGTTCAAGAGCTTCTAACTCAATCAACGCTAAATTATACAAAAACCGTGATGCTGCAAAAATATCTCCCAGAAATCAGTGAGGGTGACAAACGCATTTTGCTGGTTCATGGAGAAGTTATTCCTTATGTGCTCGCGCGTATTCCCCAAAAAGGATCCTTCAAAGGTAATTTGGCTGCCGGCGGTAAAGGCGTGGCTCAAGCTATTTCTGAGCAAAACTTGAAAATCTGTCAAAGTATTGCGCCTGAGCTTAAAAAAAGAGGCTTGTTGTTTGTGGGTATTGATATGATTGGAGACTATGTAACAGAAATCAATGTCACCAGTCCCACCTGCTTAAGAGAGATTGAAGCGGCATATCCGCA
- a CDS encoding alpha/beta hydrolase — MNIVCIPGLGANALVFVPQQNHFAERLQVPGFLKPKKKESLQDYCMRWSEVLQEKLPKPYVLVGMSMGGMMAQELSQYLDPQALILLGSLQKPMPKQFLHQLAESLGQRLPNAVLKAIRSCSPHWIAFFEGLSTKDKHLIKTMSRQIEIDFFRWQGQAAAAWIKTGFLGEYRCPVFRAHGGKDTVLFLDKKLGPDDLFLPQARHLINLTHAQQINAFIERCIEKLK, encoded by the coding sequence ATGAACATTGTATGTATTCCCGGTTTAGGCGCCAATGCTTTGGTGTTTGTTCCCCAGCAAAATCATTTTGCAGAGCGTTTGCAAGTGCCAGGCTTTTTAAAGCCTAAAAAGAAAGAAAGTTTACAAGATTATTGCATGCGCTGGTCTGAGGTCTTACAAGAAAAGTTACCCAAACCTTATGTTTTGGTGGGCATGTCCATGGGAGGTATGATGGCTCAAGAGTTGTCACAATATCTCGATCCCCAAGCCTTGATCTTACTTGGGAGTTTGCAAAAACCCATGCCAAAGCAGTTCTTGCATCAGCTTGCAGAAAGCTTGGGACAACGCTTGCCCAATGCTGTGCTTAAAGCAATCCGTTCCTGCTCACCGCATTGGATTGCTTTTTTTGAAGGTTTATCTACAAAAGACAAACATTTAATAAAAACCATGTCACGGCAAATAGAGATTGATTTTTTCAGATGGCAAGGGCAAGCAGCTGCAGCGTGGATCAAAACTGGCTTTTTAGGTGAGTACCGGTGTCCGGTTTTTAGAGCGCACGGTGGGAAAGACACCGTACTGTTTTTAGATAAAAAGTTGGGACCGGATGATCTTTTCTTACCTCAGGCCAGGCATTTGATTAACTTAACCCATGCTCAACAAATCAATGCCTTTATTGAGAGATGCATTGAAAAACTTAAGTAA
- the grpE gene encoding nucleotide exchange factor GrpE: MGKNKKEQTLEHDVKELNNTEENTQNIEDEEQEQSFVDWYDRYVRLSADFENFRKRSQKEKSDLIKYGHENLMIDLLPVIDNFERAVEHAKQAKDIEAIQTGISMIFNQLLSNLEKHGVSAKSAQGQEFDPNQHEAISHIESDDVDNNHVIEEMQKAYFLHDKLLRPALVSVSKGPSTEAVTEESHTESTAIEESDL, translated from the coding sequence ATGGGAAAAAACAAAAAAGAACAAACGCTTGAGCATGATGTTAAAGAGCTGAACAATACTGAAGAAAACACTCAAAACATTGAAGACGAAGAACAAGAACAGTCTTTTGTGGATTGGTATGACCGTTATGTGCGGTTGAGTGCTGACTTTGAAAACTTTCGCAAACGCAGCCAAAAAGAAAAATCTGACCTGATCAAATATGGTCATGAAAATTTAATGATTGATCTACTACCGGTCATCGATAATTTTGAACGTGCTGTAGAACATGCCAAACAAGCCAAAGATATTGAAGCCATCCAAACCGGCATCAGCATGATTTTTAATCAATTGCTCAGCAACCTAGAAAAGCATGGCGTCAGTGCAAAAAGCGCTCAAGGCCAAGAGTTTGATCCAAACCAACATGAAGCCATCAGCCATATTGAATCTGACGATGTTGACAACAATCATGTCATTGAAGAAATGCAAAAGGCCTATTTTTTACATGATAAGCTTCTAAGGCCTGCTTTGGTTTCTGTATCTAAGGGTCCCTCAACAGAAGCTGTTACTGAGGAAAGCCATACAGAATCAACCGCTATAGAGGAGAGTGACCTATAA
- the dnaK gene encoding molecular chaperone DnaK, with protein sequence MSKKVLGIDLGTVNSCVSVFESGECKVIVNEEGSRTTPSVVSYKTLENYDVGHPAKRQIVSNPKNTFYAVKRLLGKKFDSDAVQETQKNVGYTLGQSTNGDARLAFEDELISPQEVSSRVLQKMRDIAKNYFDEDITEAVITVPAHFDDFQRLATKNAAKIAGLDVLRIINEPTAAALAYGLNKKVSGNFVVFDLGGGTYDVSVLEINNSVFQVKSTSGDNFLGGEDFDHKIVEWILTEFKKSSGIDLSSDSSAMQRIKEAAENAKHELSSEISTRINLPFITSQDGDAQHIQLDLSRSEFENMVEDLIDKLEAPVVEALKEAGLSIEDIEDVILVGGMTRMPKIVEKVQSLFNQEPYRKINPDEAVAVGAATQGAIIKGLFDEVVLLDVTPLSLGIQTEGGLFTALIERNSTIPTQASEIFSTTQDNQEFVDVHVLQGEREFAKDNLSLAHLRLSGIPPAPRGVPQIEITFTIDTNGLLSVSAKDLGTGETQKMEIKPTSGLTEVEINTILEKSQTMAQRDLELKQLTHEKNNLQGLLYSIERSVKKLFAQLTPEQQENFQTVLQKAHQELKGDNIDNIRACSAELTKVSHTISSTLYQ encoded by the coding sequence ATGAGCAAAAAAGTATTGGGCATAGACTTGGGTACAGTTAATTCCTGTGTGAGTGTTTTTGAGTCTGGTGAGTGTAAAGTCATTGTTAATGAAGAAGGCTCAAGAACAACGCCTTCCGTTGTTTCATACAAGACCCTTGAAAACTATGATGTAGGGCATCCTGCAAAAAGACAAATTGTTAGCAATCCTAAAAATACCTTTTATGCCGTTAAGCGTTTATTGGGTAAAAAGTTTGATAGCGATGCCGTTCAAGAAACCCAAAAAAATGTAGGCTATACCCTTGGTCAATCGACTAACGGTGATGCCCGTTTAGCCTTTGAAGATGAACTCATTAGCCCACAAGAGGTTTCATCCAGAGTTTTACAAAAAATGCGTGATATTGCTAAAAACTATTTTGATGAAGATATTACCGAAGCCGTGATCACCGTTCCAGCCCACTTTGATGACTTTCAACGACTAGCGACAAAAAACGCGGCTAAAATTGCCGGCCTTGATGTTTTACGAATCATCAATGAACCCACGGCAGCTGCTCTGGCTTATGGACTCAATAAAAAAGTCTCTGGAAATTTTGTTGTTTTTGATTTAGGCGGCGGTACCTACGATGTCAGTGTTTTAGAAATTAACAACTCTGTTTTTCAAGTGAAATCAACCAGTGGTGACAACTTTCTTGGTGGTGAGGATTTTGACCATAAGATAGTTGAATGGATCTTAACAGAATTCAAAAAAAGTTCGGGTATAGATTTAAGTTCTGATTCTTCTGCCATGCAAAGAATTAAGGAAGCCGCTGAAAATGCTAAACATGAATTGTCTAGTGAGATATCCACCCGTATTAACTTACCGTTTATTACTTCACAAGATGGAGATGCTCAACATATTCAACTCGATCTTAGTCGCAGTGAATTTGAAAACATGGTAGAAGATTTGATAGATAAGCTTGAAGCTCCTGTTGTAGAGGCCCTTAAAGAGGCTGGGCTCTCAATTGAAGACATTGAAGATGTTATTTTGGTAGGGGGCATGACCCGCATGCCTAAAATTGTTGAAAAGGTACAAAGTTTATTTAATCAAGAACCTTATCGTAAAATCAATCCTGATGAAGCCGTTGCTGTTGGCGCAGCAACCCAAGGTGCCATCATTAAAGGTTTATTTGATGAAGTGGTTTTGCTTGACGTAACCCCTTTGTCCTTAGGTATTCAAACCGAAGGCGGTCTTTTTACGGCCTTAATTGAACGTAACTCTACCATTCCAACTCAAGCCTCTGAAATTTTTTCTACCACCCAAGACAATCAAGAGTTTGTTGATGTCCATGTTTTACAAGGTGAGCGTGAGTTTGCTAAAGACAACCTCTCTCTTGCGCATCTTCGTTTAAGTGGCATTCCTCCTGCTCCCAGAGGGGTCCCACAAATTGAAATCACTTTCACTATTGATACCAACGGATTGCTTAGTGTTTCTGCAAAAGACCTAGGAACCGGTGAAACTCAAAAGATGGAAATTAAGCCAACCAGTGGTTTAACTGAAGTTGAGATTAACACCATTCTTGAAAAATCACAGACCATGGCTCAACGTGATTTAGAACTTAAGCAACTTACCCATGAAAAAAACAATCTGCAAGGCTTGCTGTATTCTATTGAGCGTTCGGTTAAAAAACTTTTTGCTCAACTGACACCGGAACAACAAGAAAACTTTCAAACTGTTTTACAAAAGGCCCACCAAGAACTTAAAGGAGACAATATTGACAATATCAGAGCCTGTAGTGCTGAATTAACAAAAGTTTCGCATACCATATCCAGCACCTTGTATCAGTAG
- a CDS encoding penicillin-binding protein activator, whose amino-acid sequence MKKNILYLVLAFIISSCASSKMVVYNGVKMPLNEAAKLHYAEGEKLYQYKNYAAADEKFKTLIREFKYSNYADNALWRRAQIAEQQRQYDSAYVYLRTLIQDYPDSDLKYKALYKTGEYALKNNDELLALNYFSKVPVSQVALSRRSFLNNNVEALANKNNDFASLSSWYILNFYDASSSPSYRINLQKKIIATISKINSQAELNAVIHPDNQTFPKGYLSFQKAKIYLDQENNEQKSKRAFYDFIAQYPNHSYIPKAYKYLKSLGAEGSTQTSTETIHIGLMVPLTGPKAHIGQQISKGVILAQDIFQARYPNAPKVKLLIQDTRGDAQQSIIAYEKLMQNSIRPTLIIGPCYQETTQAIEPMLEDYRVPVFSLSSSEKINLNNPWLFRNSLTKSEQALGLAYLAKHVLQIKRVAVLYPDNSYGQEFLQLSQAAFKDYGIDMVKYESYQTDQSDLTDAVRKLVGILPYEDRKAEICPDYVAQERTKQWLLKPETTKRCYAKNNLPPIINFEAIFIPDGAQRAKRIFPTLRYYNVSGVTLLGTNLWDVENFIDRNTKKAAQGSIILSAFYKNKRAPHVQSFVQNFYNKFKQEPGILSAQAYDTSSIVLSTLFNQAPRSSSDLSRSLRQTKNFAGVTGEIYINNDGETRRKLTPLLVDGDKFKELY is encoded by the coding sequence ATGAAAAAAAATATCCTTTATCTAGTTTTAGCATTTATTATTTCATCCTGTGCAAGCAGTAAGATGGTGGTTTATAACGGTGTAAAAATGCCTCTCAATGAAGCTGCAAAATTGCATTATGCCGAAGGTGAAAAACTTTACCAATATAAAAACTATGCTGCTGCTGATGAAAAGTTTAAAACTTTGATCAGAGAATTTAAATACAGCAATTATGCTGACAATGCTTTATGGCGAAGAGCACAAATTGCTGAGCAACAAAGACAGTACGACAGTGCTTATGTGTATCTAAGAACATTGATTCAAGATTATCCTGACAGTGATTTGAAGTACAAAGCTTTATATAAAACGGGCGAGTACGCCCTTAAAAACAATGATGAACTCTTGGCCCTAAACTATTTTTCTAAAGTACCGGTCAGTCAGGTAGCATTATCTAGACGCTCCTTTTTAAATAACAATGTTGAAGCGCTGGCCAATAAAAACAATGATTTTGCCAGCTTAAGCTCATGGTATATTTTAAATTTCTACGATGCCAGCAGCAGTCCAAGCTACAGGATTAATCTGCAAAAAAAAATCATTGCTACAATCAGTAAAATAAACAGTCAAGCAGAGCTCAATGCTGTTATCCATCCTGATAATCAAACCTTTCCCAAAGGTTATTTATCTTTTCAAAAAGCTAAAATCTATTTGGATCAAGAAAACAACGAGCAAAAAAGTAAACGGGCCTTTTATGACTTCATTGCTCAATACCCCAATCACAGCTATATCCCTAAAGCCTATAAGTATTTAAAAAGTTTAGGTGCAGAAGGTTCAACACAAACTTCAACAGAGACCATTCACATTGGTTTAATGGTTCCCTTAACGGGCCCCAAGGCACACATTGGTCAACAAATTTCCAAAGGCGTTATTTTAGCACAAGACATTTTTCAAGCGCGCTATCCCAATGCACCCAAAGTAAAACTATTGATTCAAGACACACGAGGAGATGCCCAACAAAGCATTATTGCTTACGAGAAACTGATGCAAAACAGCATTAGACCCACGCTTATTATTGGTCCATGTTATCAAGAAACCACTCAAGCCATAGAACCCATGCTTGAAGATTACCGTGTTCCCGTGTTTTCTTTAAGTTCTTCAGAAAAAATTAATTTGAATAATCCCTGGTTGTTCAGAAACAGCCTAACCAAATCTGAACAAGCCTTGGGTCTGGCTTATTTGGCTAAACATGTTTTACAAATCAAGCGTGTTGCGGTTCTGTATCCCGACAACAGCTATGGTCAGGAATTTCTACAGTTATCACAAGCTGCGTTTAAAGATTATGGCATTGATATGGTCAAATATGAATCTTATCAAACAGACCAATCTGATTTAACCGACGCCGTGAGAAAGCTTGTGGGTATTTTACCCTATGAAGATAGAAAGGCAGAAATTTGTCCAGACTATGTTGCTCAAGAGCGCACCAAACAATGGTTGCTTAAGCCTGAAACAACCAAACGTTGTTATGCCAAAAATAACCTGCCTCCCATCATTAATTTTGAAGCCATTTTTATTCCTGATGGTGCTCAACGTGCCAAAAGAATTTTTCCAACTTTACGCTATTACAATGTTTCTGGCGTGACCTTGTTGGGAACCAATCTATGGGATGTTGAAAACTTTATTGATCGCAACACCAAAAAAGCAGCTCAGGGCAGTATTATTTTAAGTGCTTTTTATAAGAACAAACGTGCCCCGCACGTTCAATCTTTTGTACAAAATTTTTACAATAAATTTAAACAAGAACCTGGAATCCTATCAGCGCAAGCTTATGATACAAGCTCAATCGTTTTATCCACTCTCTTTAATCAGGCGCCACGCTCAAGCTCTGATTTAAGTAGAAGCTTACGCCAAACCAAAAATTTTGCTGGCGTTACCGGTGAAATCTACATCAATAATGATGGCGAAACCCGAAGAAAGTTAACCCCTTTGTTGGTGGATGGCGATAAATTTAAAGAGTTGTATTAA
- a CDS encoding FHA domain-containing protein, with protein MPAQKYQIHIRFISGSLHGKLLTIDSFPCSIGRELDNDIILADDRVSRHHASIKFIQQAYYLFDHNSHNGTLYKGHPIEKLCLETGMEFQIGFSILKIEAIVQL; from the coding sequence GTGCCTGCGCAAAAATATCAAATTCATATTCGCTTTATTTCAGGCTCCTTGCATGGAAAACTGTTAACCATTGATAGCTTTCCCTGCAGCATTGGTCGCGAGCTGGATAATGATATTATTTTAGCCGATGACAGGGTTTCACGCCACCATGCATCCATCAAGTTCATTCAACAAGCCTACTACCTGTTTGATCATAACAGCCATAATGGAACTTTGTACAAAGGCCATCCTATAGAAAAACTGTGCCTTGAGACTGGCATGGAGTTTCAAATTGGCTTTTCTATCTTAAAAATTGAAGCTATTGTGCAGCTGTAA